The following are from one region of the Coffea eugenioides isolate CCC68of chromosome 2, Ceug_1.0, whole genome shotgun sequence genome:
- the LOC113761235 gene encoding protein TIC 62, chloroplastic-like yields the protein MQLLRPPQSVTLTNDVALPCGLSTKRPLFLRGQVAKLGSSNIVRCPDGHGQTLKPIHVRIRPHASVAVKVSVKTAESAPSDVVLKDGNLIFVAGATGRVGSRTVRELLKSGSRVRAGVRSAQRAESLVQSVQQMKFDAAETGLTPPIERLEIVECDLEKKDQIGPALGNASIVICCIGASEKEIFDITGPYRIDYQATKNLIDAATIAQVDHFILLTSLGTNKVGFPAAILNLFWGVLIWKRKAEEALLASGLPYTIVRPGGMERPTDAFKETHNITVSQEDTLFGGLVSNLQVAELMAFMAKNRSLSYCKVVEVIAETTAPLTPMGELLAKIPSQRAEVFSPGKLDDAVGPGTAATEIATSGTPSTTVEKETVQPKAAEMTPLSPYTAYEDLKPPSSPSPSPSGPKEVHASNDILSELTGGNDVGTINIGEENYPQKLASRHSPYLVYPDLKPPSSPSPNAPVSSTSNEMLPSIADKLGN from the exons atGCAGCTCCTGCGCCCTCCTCAGTCGGTCACCTTGACTAATGACGTTGCACTTCCATGTGGGTTGTCGACAAAGAGGCCATTGTTTTTACGTGGTCAGGTAGCGAAACTCGGGTCTTCTAATATTGTGAGATGCCCAGACGGCCACGGCCAGACGCTTAAACCCATTCATGTCAGAATCAGACCTCATGCTTCAG TTGCTGTCAAAGTTAGTGTAAAGACTGCAGAATCCGCCCCATCGGATGTTGTCTTGAAAGATGGAAATCTGATTTTTGTCGCTGGTGCAACAGGGAGAGTTGGGTCACGAACTGTAAG GGAGCTCTTGAAATCAGGAAGTAGAGTTCGAGCTGGTGTTCGAAGTGCTCAAAGAGCTGAATCTCTTGTGCAA AGTGTCCAACAGATGAAGTTTGATGCTGCTGAAACTGGATTAACGCCAC CCATAGAGAGGCTTGAGATTGTTGAGTGTGATCTAGAGAAGAAGGATCAGATTGGTCCGGCACTGGGGAATGCCTCAATTGTCATATGCTGCATCGGTGCCAGTGAgaaggaaatatttgatattACTGGTCCATATCGAATTGACTATCAGGCCACCAAAAACCTTATTGATGCTG CAACCATTGCACAAGTTGACCACTTCATTTTACTGACATCTCTTGGAACAAATAAGGTTGGATTTCCTGCAGCTATTTTGAA CTTGTTTTGGGGAGTCTTGATCTGGAAAAGGAAAGCAGAAGAAGCTCTGCTTGCCAGTGGACTTCCATATACT ATAGTTCGACCAGGAGGGATGGAGCGGCCTACTGATGCTTTCAAGGAAACTCACAATATAACTGTTTCACAGGAAGACACTTTATTTGGTGGTCTAGTGTCAAATCTTCAG GTGGCTGAACTTATGGCTTTTATGGCAAAGAACCGCAGCCTTTCATATTGCAAGGTGGTGGAAGTAATTGCAGAAACTACAGCTCCATTGACTCCCATGGGGGAGCTCCTTGCAAAAATTCCATCCCAACGTGCTGAAGTGTTCTCGCCAGGG AAATTAGATGATGCAGTTGGACCTGGGACTGCAGCTACAGAAATTGCCACTTCTGGAACTCCAAGCACTACTGTTGAAAAAGAAACTGTCCAACCAAAGGCTGCAGAAATGACGCCACTCTCTCCATATACTGC atATGAAGATTTGAAGCCACCCAGTTCTCCTAGTCCCTCTCCAAGTGGTCCAAAAGAGGTACATGCCTCAAATGATATCCTGTCAGAACTTACCGGTGGCAATGATGTTGGCACAATCAACATTGGTGAGGAGAATTATCCCCAGAAATTGGCTTCTCGTCACTCGCCCTATCTTGT ATACCCTGATTTGAAGCCCCCATCTTCACCATCTCCTAATGCACCTGTGTCATCTACAAGCAACGAAATGCTGCCGTCGATTGCAGATAAACTGGGAAATTGA
- the LOC113762245 gene encoding EEF1A lysine methyltransferase 4-like: MENLSGNPVESHKSDVLPASASAYLDPHYWDDRFSHEEHYEWFKDYSHFRHLILDHINPASSVLELGCGNSQLCEGLYGDGITELTCIDLSPVAVEKMKQRLISKGYKDIQVLEADMLDLPFANGSFDVVIEKGTMDVLFVDSGDPWNPRVETVDRVMSMLRQIHRVLKTHGTFISITFGQPHFRRPFFSNSEFTWSTEWRTFGDGFHYFFYILKKGHRMSESAECTERIDMPSISPYHDELDSEDYIFRTNIDDA, encoded by the exons ATGGAAAATCTGAGCGGAAACCCGGTTGAATCCCATAAAAGTGACGTACTTCCTGCTTCCGCTTCCGCATATCTTGACCCTCACTACTG GGACGATAGATTCTCTCATGAGGAACATTACGAATGGTTCAAAGATTACTCTCACTTTCGTCATCTCATCCTTGACCACATTAACCCAGCTTCTTCT GTATTGGAGCTGGGGTGTGGAAACTCTCAGCTGTGTGAAGGGTTGTATGGAGATGGGATTACTGAGCTCACCTGCATTGATTTGTCACCTGTGGCTGTGGAGAAGATGAAGCAGAGATTAATATCCAAGGGCTACAAGG ATATTCAGGTGTTGGAAGCTGACATGCTGGATCTTCCATTTGCCAATGGGTCTTTTGATGTTGTTATAGAGAAGGGAACCATG gatgTATTGTTCGTGGACAGTGGTGACCCATGGAACCCACGGGTTGAAACAGTTGACAGGGTTATGTCAATGCTTCGACAAATTCATAGGGTCTTGAAAACTCATGGCACTTTCATTTCAATCACCTTTGGCCAG CCACATTTTCGTCGTCCTTTCTTTAGTAATTCAGAATTTACTTGGTCTACGGAGTGGAGAACATTTGGTGATGGATTTCACTATTTCTTCTACATCTTGAAAAAG GGGCACAGGATGTCAGAGAGTGCTGAATGTACTGAGAGGATCGACATGCCATCTATATCTCCTTACCACGATGAATTAGATTCTGAAGACTACATTTTCCGGACTAACATTGATGATGCCTAA
- the LOC113758700 gene encoding uncharacterized protein LOC113758700 has protein sequence MAVLAFAGTAKNLTLGNLLVALEDGIIHPQQCQCQCPPPLCNSNSKSSSSSDFILLSLFISSSPFPTAPPPSSSFPTLAFSYSSSSTTTSVIHYLGFQLLSTAVPAANLSSTPITIFVPSDSSLLTCPSCSLPLLLRQYSVPGLYTLCFLRNLAFGTKIETLAPNYCLTITTATNASSPHAAAAVFVNGVEITGPDLFNNGVLIIHGLDGFVSHLSTLSCDIDQTTTLSFPQPSSPHLSVIRPMLKDAILRLRVRGYGVLALALRMKFKQLSELKAMTVFALDDVSVFSGGGHATFLSDFWFHVAPQQADNGCGTGDNAAGEFAADYGNWTESDGDDGGGRRVVGPHEDQLRQDQ, from the exons ATGGCGGTCTTGGCATTTGCAGGCACAGCGAAGAATTTGACGCTCGGAAATCTACTGGTGGCGTTGGAGGA TGGAATCATTCATCCACAACAATGCCAATGCCAATGCCCACCGCCTCTCTGCAACTCCAACTCCAAATCCTCCTCCTCTTCAGACTTCATTCTCCTCTCCCTCTTCATCTCCTCCTCCCCCTTCCCCACTGCCCCTCCCCCTTCCTCTTCCTTTCCAACTCTCGCCTTCTCATACTCTTCCTCATCAACTACCACCTCCGTCATCCACTACCTCGGCTTCCAACTACTCTCCACCGCCGTCCCCGCCGCCAACCTCTCCTCCACCCCCATCACCATCTTCGTCCCCTCTGACTCCTCCCTCCTCACCTGTCCTTCTTGCTCCCTTCCTCTCCTCCTCCGCCAGTACTCCGTTCCCGGCCTCTACACTCTCTGCTTTCTCCGCAACTTGGCCTTTGGCACCAAGATCGAAACCCTAGCCCCCAACTACTGCCTCACCATCACCACCGCCACCAATGCCTCATCTCCCCATGCTGCAGCTGCGGTCTTCGTCAACGGAGTTGAGATCACCGGTCCCGACCTCTTCAACAACGGCGTCCTCATTATCCATGGTCTCGACGGCTTCGTCTCTCACCTCTCTACCCTGTCTTGCGACATCGACCAAACGACCACCCTCTCATTCCCTCAGCCCTCGTCGCCTCACTTGTCCGTCATACGCCCCATGCTGAAGGACGCCATCCTCCGACTGCGGGTAAGAGGCTATGGTGTCCTGGCTCTCGCTCTGAGGATGAAGTTCAAACAGCTGTCCGAGCTCAAGGCCATGACGGTGTTCGCTCTGGATGACGTCTCCGTCTTCTCCGGGGGAGGCCATGCCACCTTCCTCTCCGACTTCTGGTTCCACGTGGCCCCCCAACAGGCGGATAATGGCTGCGGAACTGGTGACAATGCTGCCGGGGAATTTGCTGCCGACTATGGAAATTGGACAGAATCTGATGGTGACGACGGCGGGGGGAGGAGGGTTGTTGGCCCCCATGAAGATCAACTACGTCAGGATCAGTAG
- the LOC113754325 gene encoding probable E3 ubiquitin-protein ligase ARI2 isoform X2: MEDWMSCEEDYDSSDRESPDGFENEDSDSHWMPFKGPSSKVITKESLLAAQKEDLRRVMEVLSLQEHHARTLLIHYRWDVEKVLAILVEKGRALLFAEAGVTVGENKDSDMPGSSSTVLCNVCIEEFPGNEVTSMDCGHCFCNNCWTEHFIVKINEGQSKRIRCMAHKCFAICDETVIRNLVSKRHPDLAEKFDRFLLESYIEDNKMVKWCPSVPHCGNAIRVEDDEFCEVECSCSLQFCFNCLSEAHSPCSCLMWELWTKKCRDESETVNWITVNTKPCPKCHKPVEKNGGCNLVSCICGQAFCWLCGGGTGRDHTWSSIAGHSCGRYKEDREKKAERAKRDLYRYMHYHNRYKAHTDSFKQESRLRETIREKISNLEARDSRLRDFSWVTNGLYRLFRSRRALSFSYPFAFYMFGDELFKDEMTKEEREIKQHLFEDQQQQLEANVEKLSKYIEEPFDEYEEKKIMDIRMQVINISVITDTLCKKMYECIENDLLGPLQFSVHNIAPYQSKGIEKAVELTIGRSSKTNVNQHPESDNQTNESDQPSASGTSDESGCPSRKRARKGSFGCSLIDLNLPAEAIDRN, translated from the exons ATGGAGGATTGGATGAGTTGTGAAGAAGATTACGACAGTTCTGATCGAGAATCGCCGGACGGATTCGAGAACGAAGATTCTGACTCCCACTGGATGCCGTTTAAAGGCCCTTCCAGCAAG GTAATCACGAAAGAGTCTCTCTTGGCTGCACAG AAGGAAGATCTGCGAAGAGTAATGGAAGTGCTATCTCTACAAGAACATCATGCACGAACCCTGCTTATCCATTACCGATGGGATGTTGAGAAGGTCTTAGCAATCCTTGTGGAAAAAGGGAGAGCTTTGTTGTTTGCTGAAGCAGGTGTAACTGTGGGTGAAAATAAAGATTCTGATATGCCAGGATCTTCCTCTACAGTATTGTGCAATGTATGCATCGAAGAATTTCCTGGAAATGAGGTGACTAGCATGGATTGCGGCCATTGTTTTTGCAACAACT GTTGGACTGAGCATTTTATTGTGAAGATAAATGAGGGTCAGAGTAAGCGGATCAGGTGCATGGCACACAAATGCTTTGCTATTTGCGATGAAACTGTTATAAGAAATCTAGTTAGTAAGAGACACCCTGATTTGGCAGAGAAATTCGATCGTTTTCTTCTTGAATCATACATTGAAGACAACAAGATGGTCAAATGGTGTCCCAGTGTTCCTCATTGTGGGAATGCAATACGTGTTGAGGATGATGAGTTTTGTGAGGTCGAATGTTCGTGCAGCttacaattttgttttaattgctTGTCAGAAGCACATTCACCTTGCTCATGCTTAATGTGGGAGCTTTGGACGAAGAAGTGTCGAGATGAATCAGAAACTGTGAATTGGATTACAGTCAACACAAAGCCTTGTCCTAAGTGTCACAAACCCGTAGAAAAAAACGGTGGTTGCAACTTAGTTAGCTGCATTTGTGGCCAAGCATTTTG TTGGCTATGTGGTGGAGGTACAGGCCGAGACCATACTTGGTCCTCTATAGCTGGTCATAGCTGTGGTCGCTATAAAGAAGACCGGGAAAAAAAGGCTGAGCGTGCAAAGCGAGACCTTTATCGTTACATGCATTACCATAACCGTTATAAAGCTCATACTGATTCCTTTAAGCAAGAATCTAGACTCAGGGAGACTATCAGGGAAAAGATATCCAACCTGGAAGCAAGAGATTCAAGATTGAGAGATTTCAGCTGGGTGACAAATGGACTGTACAGGCTCTTTAGATCAAGGCGTGCACTTTCATTTTCATACCCGTTTGCTTTCTATATGTTTGGTGATGAATTGTTCAAAGATGAGATGACAAAAGAGGAAAGAGAAATAAAACAACATTTATTTGAGGACCAGCAGCAGCAGCTTGAGGCGAATGTAGAGAAGCTATCCAAGTACATTGAGGAGCCATTTGATGAGTACGAGGAGAAAAAGATTATGGACATAAGGATGCAAGTAATAAATATCTCTGTTATAACTGATACCCTCTGCAAGAAGAT GTATGAATGTATTGAGAATGATTTATTGGGTCCTCTCCAGTTCTCTGTTCACAACATAGCTCCATATCAGTCAAAAGGCATTGAGAAGGCAGTAGAGCTTACCATTGGACGGAGCAGCAAAACCAATGTCAATCAACATCCAGAATCAGACAATCAGACAAATG AATCAGATCAACCATCAGCCTCTGGGACCTCTGATGAGAGTGGATGTCCTTCAAGGAAGCGTGCCAGAAAGGGAAGCTTTGGTTGCAGCCTGATTGATCTTAACTTGCCGGCGGAGGCAATTGACAGGAATTAA
- the LOC113754325 gene encoding probable E3 ubiquitin-protein ligase ARI2 isoform X1: protein MEDWMSCEEDYDSSDRESPDGFENEDSDSHWMPFKGPSSKVITKESLLAAQKEDLRRVMEVLSLQEHHARTLLIHYRWDVEKVLAILVEKGRALLFAEAGVTVGENKDSDMPGSSSTVLCNVCIEEFPGNEVTSMDCGHCFCNNCWTEHFIVKINEGQSKRIRCMAHKCFAICDETVIRNLVSKRHPDLAEKFDRFLLESYIEDNKMVKWCPSVPHCGNAIRVEDDEFCEVECSCSLQFCFNCLSEAHSPCSCLMWELWTKKCRDESETVNWITVNTKPCPKCHKPVEKNGGCNLVSCICGQAFCWLCGGGTGRDHTWSSIAGHSCGRYKEDREKKAERAKRDLYRYMHYHNRYKAHTDSFKQESRLRETIREKISNLEARDSRLRDFSWVTNGLYRLFRSRRALSFSYPFAFYMFGDELFKDEMTKEEREIKQHLFEDQQQQLEANVEKLSKYIEEPFDEYEEKKIMDIRMQVINISVITDTLCKKMYECIENDLLGPLQFSVHNIAPYQSKGIEKAVELTIGRSSKTNVNQHPESDNQTNGWNTESDQPSASGTSDESGCPSRKRARKGSFGCSLIDLNLPAEAIDRN, encoded by the exons ATGGAGGATTGGATGAGTTGTGAAGAAGATTACGACAGTTCTGATCGAGAATCGCCGGACGGATTCGAGAACGAAGATTCTGACTCCCACTGGATGCCGTTTAAAGGCCCTTCCAGCAAG GTAATCACGAAAGAGTCTCTCTTGGCTGCACAG AAGGAAGATCTGCGAAGAGTAATGGAAGTGCTATCTCTACAAGAACATCATGCACGAACCCTGCTTATCCATTACCGATGGGATGTTGAGAAGGTCTTAGCAATCCTTGTGGAAAAAGGGAGAGCTTTGTTGTTTGCTGAAGCAGGTGTAACTGTGGGTGAAAATAAAGATTCTGATATGCCAGGATCTTCCTCTACAGTATTGTGCAATGTATGCATCGAAGAATTTCCTGGAAATGAGGTGACTAGCATGGATTGCGGCCATTGTTTTTGCAACAACT GTTGGACTGAGCATTTTATTGTGAAGATAAATGAGGGTCAGAGTAAGCGGATCAGGTGCATGGCACACAAATGCTTTGCTATTTGCGATGAAACTGTTATAAGAAATCTAGTTAGTAAGAGACACCCTGATTTGGCAGAGAAATTCGATCGTTTTCTTCTTGAATCATACATTGAAGACAACAAGATGGTCAAATGGTGTCCCAGTGTTCCTCATTGTGGGAATGCAATACGTGTTGAGGATGATGAGTTTTGTGAGGTCGAATGTTCGTGCAGCttacaattttgttttaattgctTGTCAGAAGCACATTCACCTTGCTCATGCTTAATGTGGGAGCTTTGGACGAAGAAGTGTCGAGATGAATCAGAAACTGTGAATTGGATTACAGTCAACACAAAGCCTTGTCCTAAGTGTCACAAACCCGTAGAAAAAAACGGTGGTTGCAACTTAGTTAGCTGCATTTGTGGCCAAGCATTTTG TTGGCTATGTGGTGGAGGTACAGGCCGAGACCATACTTGGTCCTCTATAGCTGGTCATAGCTGTGGTCGCTATAAAGAAGACCGGGAAAAAAAGGCTGAGCGTGCAAAGCGAGACCTTTATCGTTACATGCATTACCATAACCGTTATAAAGCTCATACTGATTCCTTTAAGCAAGAATCTAGACTCAGGGAGACTATCAGGGAAAAGATATCCAACCTGGAAGCAAGAGATTCAAGATTGAGAGATTTCAGCTGGGTGACAAATGGACTGTACAGGCTCTTTAGATCAAGGCGTGCACTTTCATTTTCATACCCGTTTGCTTTCTATATGTTTGGTGATGAATTGTTCAAAGATGAGATGACAAAAGAGGAAAGAGAAATAAAACAACATTTATTTGAGGACCAGCAGCAGCAGCTTGAGGCGAATGTAGAGAAGCTATCCAAGTACATTGAGGAGCCATTTGATGAGTACGAGGAGAAAAAGATTATGGACATAAGGATGCAAGTAATAAATATCTCTGTTATAACTGATACCCTCTGCAAGAAGAT GTATGAATGTATTGAGAATGATTTATTGGGTCCTCTCCAGTTCTCTGTTCACAACATAGCTCCATATCAGTCAAAAGGCATTGAGAAGGCAGTAGAGCTTACCATTGGACGGAGCAGCAAAACCAATGTCAATCAACATCCAGAATCAGACAATCAGACAAATG GATGGAATACAGAATCAGATCAACCATCAGCCTCTGGGACCTCTGATGAGAGTGGATGTCCTTCAAGGAAGCGTGCCAGAAAGGGAAGCTTTGGTTGCAGCCTGATTGATCTTAACTTGCCGGCGGAGGCAATTGACAGGAATTAA
- the LOC113758685 gene encoding fasciclin-like arabinogalactan protein 21 — translation MAAISLKQKPLVLAFVLYLSISATTSAFTSSAPSFPPSVNQPELLTYPTTLIASILSTLGFQELSSAAVDANLSTSTPITIFAPSDSSLLTCPSCSLPLLLQEHAVPGLYPNHFLRNLAFGTKLETLASEHCLTITSSAAQNVSTRVVFVNGVEISEPDLFNNGVFLIHGLRGFVSHLSPLSCNVERMTTLSFPQPWLHKSPLSSIMRLMLKDAIIRLRFGGYSIVSLALKVKFGELSELKSMTVFALDDISIFSSAGYAYLHHFRFHVVPNRRLMAADLLTLQAATTLPTMEIGQNLVVTAAGGGGQFSPVKINYVKVTTMDLLHNSRIVVHAVSTAFPRMHHHLSLTDGAAVEEAYRPPCDISLDGGFCEVAAPVPAGIRSTPDIIGRLDDRDGL, via the coding sequence ATGGCTGCAATCTCTCTGAAACAGAAACCTCTAGTCCTCGCCTTCGTCCTCTACCTCTCCATCTCCGCCACTACCTCTGCCTTCACCTCCTCCGCTCCTTCGTTCCCGCCGTCTGTAAATCAACCAGAGCTCCTAACTTACCCAACCACTCTCATCGCTTCCATCCTCTCCACTCTCGGCTTCCAGGAACTTTCCTCCGCCGCCGTGGACGCCAATCTCTCTACCTCCACTCCGATCACCATCTTCGCACCTTCCGATTCCTCGCTTCTTACCTGTCCTTCGTGTTCTCTCCCTCTCCTTCTCCAGGAACACGCCGTTCCAGGCCTCTACCCAAATCATTTCCTCCGCAACTTAGCTTTTGGCACCAAGCTCGAAACCCTAGCCTCCGAACACTGCCTCACCATCACCTCCTCCGCCGCTCAAAATGTCTCTACCAGAGTTGTTTTCGTCAATGGAGTTGAGATCTCGGAGCCGGATCTCTTCAACAATGGCGTCTTCTTGATTCACGGCTTGCGAGGATTCGTCTCTCATCTCTCCCCGCTCTCTTGCAACGTCGAGCGCATGACTACTCTCTCGTTTCCACAGCCGTGGCTTCACAAGTCGCCGCTGTCGTCCATCATGCGCCTTATGCTAAAAGACGCCATTATCAGGCTCCGTTTCGGTGGCTACAGCATTGTTTCTCTCGCGCTGAAAGTTAAGTTCGGAGAATTATCCGAACTGAAGTCCATGACTGTGTTTGCTCTAGACGATATCTCCATCTTTTCCAGCGCTGGATATGCCTACCTCCACCATTTCAGGTTCCATGTGGTGCCGAACAGGAGGCTGATGGCGGCGGATCTGTTGACCTTGCAAGCCGCGACTACTTTGCCGACCATGGAGATTGGTCAAAACCTGGTGGTGACGGCTGCCGGCGGTGGAGGCCAGTTCTCTCCAGTGAAGATCAACTACGTTAAAGTCACCACCATGGATTTGCTGCATAACAGCAGGATTGTGGTTCATGCTGTGTCAACGGCGTTCCCCCGCATGCACCATCATCTGTCTCTCACGGACGGCGCTGCTGTTGAAGAGGCCTATCGTCCGCCGTGTGATATCTCCTTGGATGGTGGATTCTGTGAGGTGGCAGCTCCTGTGCCAGCTGGCATTAGATCAACGCCTGACATCATCGGCCGTTTGGATGATCGTGATGGTCTCTAG